The Cytobacillus oceanisediminis genomic interval GAAAAATTCAAAAAAAGAAATCAGGAATCAGGAAGAGGTTGCAGCTTTTCTGGAAAAGCAGGAGGTTATCTATGAGCAATGGGCAATTGGCAAATTGCCTGAAATTCTGAAGGAAAAATATTTACTTTCCGATGATGAAAAACAAGAAATTCTGGCTGCATTTGCTGAAGAAATTAAGGATATTTCAGAAAGAAGAGGATATAAGGCACAGGATGTAATTTCCCTTTCAGAGAATACGCCAAATTTGGAGCAGCTTCTTCAGAATTTCCAGCAGGAACATCATCATACTGATGATGAGGTGAGATTTATTGTCAGCGGCCATGGAGTTTTTATTATACAAGGAAAAGATGGGGGATTCTT includes:
- a CDS encoding 1,2-dihydroxy-3-keto-5-methylthiopentene dioxygenase, whose protein sequence is MISLAYIVLKNSKKEIRNQEEVAAFLEKQEVIYEQWAIGKLPEILKEKYLLSDDEKQEILAAFAEEIKDISERRGYKAQDVISLSENTPNLEQLLQNFQQEHHHTDDEVRFIVSGHGVFIIQGKDGGFFEVFLNPGDLISVPENIRHYFTLQDDRKVVAIRIFVTTEGWVPIYEKKEVHQ